The following are from one region of the Halodesulfurarchaeum sp. HSR-GB genome:
- the cheB gene encoding chemotaxis-specific protein-glutamate methyltransferase CheB has product MTRVLVVDDSHFMRTVITDILEDAGLTVVAQAANGREAVELVADHDPDVVTMDVEMPEMNGIEAVEAIMDRDPVPIMMLSALTTDGADATLEAMEKGAVDFFAKPSGTISTDLSAHAEALVRTVESVAQSDPTAQAISTSQRSAADREGGYVDHPTLVIGASTGGPNVVESILAGLPRAADFRVLVVQHMPDQFTGRFAKRLDGRSAYDVREASDGDRIGGGEALIAKGDYHMVVSGYSSGRLRVRLEQSAPVHSVRPAIDVTMESVAETIDDPVTAVVLTGMGSDGAAGVEAIDAIGGQVLAQDEETSAVFGIPGRAIETGCVDEVYPADELVDAVLDTIRDRT; this is encoded by the coding sequence ATGACACGCGTCCTGGTCGTGGACGACTCGCATTTCATGCGGACGGTCATCACCGACATCCTCGAGGACGCCGGGCTGACCGTCGTCGCCCAGGCCGCAAACGGTCGCGAGGCGGTCGAACTCGTCGCCGACCACGATCCCGACGTCGTCACGATGGACGTCGAGATGCCCGAGATGAACGGCATCGAGGCGGTCGAGGCGATCATGGACCGGGACCCGGTCCCGATCATGATGCTCTCGGCGCTGACGACCGACGGGGCCGACGCCACGCTTGAGGCCATGGAGAAAGGCGCCGTCGACTTCTTCGCGAAGCCGAGTGGGACCATCTCGACTGACCTCTCCGCCCACGCCGAGGCACTGGTTCGCACCGTCGAGTCGGTCGCCCAATCCGATCCGACCGCACAGGCGATTTCGACGAGCCAGCGATCGGCGGCCGATCGCGAGGGGGGCTACGTCGACCATCCGACCCTCGTGATTGGGGCCTCGACCGGTGGCCCGAACGTCGTGGAGTCGATTCTCGCGGGTCTCCCGCGTGCCGCCGACTTCCGGGTCCTCGTGGTCCAGCACATGCCCGATCAGTTCACCGGGCGATTCGCGAAGCGACTGGACGGGCGGTCGGCCTACGACGTCAGAGAAGCGAGTGACGGGGACCGAATCGGAGGCGGCGAGGCACTGATCGCGAAAGGCGACTACCACATGGTCGTGAGCGGCTATAGCAGTGGTCGGCTCCGGGTGCGACTCGAACAGTCCGCGCCCGTCCACTCCGTGCGGCCGGCCATCGACGTGACCATGGAGTCCGTCGCCGAGACGATCGACGATCCCGTCACCGCCGTCGTCCTGACGGGCATGGGCTCGGACGGAGCGGCGGGGGTCGAGGCGATCGACGCCATCGGCGGCCAGGTGTTGGCACAGGACGAGGAAACGAGCGCGGTCTTCGGCATTCCCGGCCGAGCCATCGAGACCGGTTGTGTCGACGAGGTGTACCCGGCGGACGAACTCGTCGACGCCGTTCTCGACACCATACGGGACCGAACCTGA
- the cheY gene encoding chemotaxis protein CheY: protein MAQDVLLVDDSEFMRNLLREILEGELEIVGEAENGVEAVEMYKEHHPDLVMMDIVMPIRDGIEATAAIKDADAGAHVIMCTSIGQEEKMKKAVKAGADGYITKPFQKPSVMDAIEDVLAA from the coding sequence ATGGCACAGGACGTGCTTCTCGTTGATGACTCGGAGTTCATGCGGAATCTCCTTCGCGAGATCCTGGAAGGCGAACTGGAGATCGTCGGCGAGGCGGAGAACGGCGTCGAAGCCGTCGAGATGTACAAGGAGCACCACCCGGACCTGGTGATGATGGACATCGTGATGCCGATCCGCGACGGGATCGAGGCGACGGCGGCCATCAAGGACGCCGACGCCGGCGCTCACGTCATCATGTGCACGTCCATCGGACAGGAGGAGAAGATGAAAAAGGCAGTCAAGGCGGGCGCGGACGGGTACATCACCAAACCGTTCCAGAAGCCCAGCGTGATGGACGCCATCGAGGACGTCCTCGCGGCATGA
- a CDS encoding chemotaxis protein CheW, with the protein MTATDSDTAMAPEKREETAAEPATEVVEFTLGAERCAIDIDAVDSIVEPKQITRVPRAPEAVEGVMDLRGETTAVVDPTLFLAIEDDGTAENILVLDRDGDKQKIGIRVGSVEEVTGYPPAQIDRNGDLAGIQTSAIEADLVQGVLRKHLGEVDEDGVPEDISLVLWLDIARLIDAISTDGPGA; encoded by the coding sequence ATGACCGCCACCGATTCCGACACCGCGATGGCCCCCGAGAAGCGCGAGGAGACTGCCGCGGAACCAGCCACGGAGGTGGTCGAGTTCACGCTCGGAGCCGAACGCTGTGCGATCGACATCGACGCGGTCGACAGCATCGTCGAGCCAAAACAGATCACCAGAGTCCCGCGGGCCCCCGAGGCGGTCGAGGGTGTGATGGATCTCCGGGGGGAGACCACAGCCGTGGTGGACCCGACGCTGTTCCTCGCAATCGAGGACGATGGGACGGCCGAGAACATCCTGGTCCTGGATCGCGACGGCGACAAGCAGAAGATCGGGATCCGGGTCGGGTCCGTCGAGGAGGTCACCGGCTACCCACCCGCACAGATCGATCGGAACGGCGATCTGGCGGGCATCCAGACCAGCGCGATCGAGGCCGACCTCGTCCAGGGCGTGCTCCGAAAGCACCTCGGAGAGGTGGACGAGGATGGGGTCCCTGAGGACATCTCGCTGGTGCTCTGGCTGGACATCGCCCGACTGATCGATGCGATCTCGACTGACGGGCCGGGTGCCTGA
- a CDS encoding MBL fold metallo-hydrolase, whose product MTTVQILMDDRVVGTRPMGLRAEHGFAAVVGDVLFDTGQTGEAVENARRLGLETSYEQIVLSHGHYDHTGGLPAFLDGAETVYAHPDAFDPKFQDGTYIGLPYRRARLAADVEIHTHEGPVEVAPGIHALGEVPRPHPDNPLGTTVRSDGSRVADQIADDQSLAVEMANGTALVCGCCHAGLRNTIEHAEAVTGEQVRAVIGGTHLVGSSPAEIREIADWIGDRLDLFAPSHCTGHVGERIFAERFSEAYEHVGVGSTIEV is encoded by the coding sequence ATGACCACGGTCCAGATCTTGATGGACGACCGGGTCGTCGGGACCCGACCGATGGGTTTGCGGGCCGAACACGGTTTTGCAGCGGTCGTTGGGGACGTGCTCTTCGACACGGGTCAGACCGGCGAAGCCGTCGAAAACGCCCGTCGGCTCGGGCTGGAGACGAGCTACGAGCAGATCGTATTGAGCCATGGTCACTACGATCACACCGGCGGCTTGCCGGCGTTTCTCGACGGAGCCGAAACCGTGTACGCCCATCCCGATGCGTTCGATCCGAAGTTCCAGGACGGGACGTACATCGGGCTCCCGTATCGGCGGGCGCGACTGGCAGCCGACGTCGAAATCCACACCCACGAAGGGCCGGTCGAGGTCGCCCCAGGAATTCACGCCCTCGGGGAGGTCCCTCGCCCCCATCCCGACAATCCGCTCGGGACGACGGTTCGTTCGGACGGCTCCCGCGTGGCCGACCAGATCGCGGACGACCAGTCACTGGCGGTGGAGATGGCGAATGGTACCGCGCTCGTCTGTGGCTGCTGTCACGCGGGGTTGCGGAACACGATCGAACACGCAGAAGCGGTGACCGGCGAGCAAGTTCGGGCCGTCATCGGCGGGACACACCTGGTCGGATCGAGCCCCGCGGAGATCCGGGAGATCGCCGACTGGATCGGCGATCGACTCGATCTCTTCGCGCCCTCTCACTGCACCGGTCACGTGGGCGAGCGGATCTTCGCCGAGCGGTTCTCCGAAGCCTACGAGCACGTGGGTGTCGGGTCCACGATCGAGGTCTGA
- a CDS encoding glycine betaine ABC transporter substrate-binding protein, with protein MNATSTTDTDREEPRDDRHEAIGEIQSVLRAMAEGDFTARPTVSPDDPELAETVSLLDTVAESLEHTFATVDRFAGDVTDTSQEATRGIEDVRQESQVVRQSTETISDATDEQEANVEAVSAEMANVSATIEEVTATADDVADQSERMAERGEEGGQAAERAVEELDQIETGVSGARETAEHLTDQTAEIDEVVEFIADIADQTNLLALNASIEAARAGEAGDGFAVVAEEIKSLAEETQEATDEIGSLLTDVHSHAEDTAAELDATAENVSSGIETVEGALQSLEQIAEQATETNVGVQEINDATAEQAEAAQQVSQMADELYDLAQQTTDETDSVVQAMESQEGEFAAIGHDVKTLSAQATVLEEQLGGYEYRNVQGVTTLDSETRESVAAAESTPIVIGSKPFTANKILAYLAYELLEAETDLSPVDQVGTGVTEENFRQLRNGDLDLYWEYTGTIYGEFLDRTESITDTHKLYETAKQGIESTYQLTYGERATHNNTYGILAPRVWCEETGVHSLDDLATYANDHDGELNAVVGPDFRDRDDGWRGLLETHGFEPEVQDAVWERTETIDASEERYEMIGRSTVDVTMGLTVDALIDIHDLEELDDRRQFFPIYNPAPLVRNDLVRSHPEVMDVLNRIGPTFEDVSEMRRLVRQVDIGKRHPRVVAHEYLETAGLR; from the coding sequence ATGAACGCGACATCAACGACAGACACCGACCGGGAGGAGCCCAGGGACGACCGACACGAAGCGATCGGCGAGATCCAGTCCGTACTCCGGGCCATGGCCGAGGGAGACTTCACGGCCCGACCGACCGTCTCGCCGGACGATCCGGAACTCGCCGAGACGGTATCGCTGCTGGATACTGTCGCCGAATCCCTCGAACACACCTTCGCGACCGTGGACCGCTTTGCCGGGGACGTCACCGACACGAGCCAGGAGGCGACCCGCGGCATCGAGGACGTCCGCCAGGAGAGCCAGGTCGTCCGCCAGTCGACCGAGACGATCAGCGACGCCACCGACGAACAGGAGGCCAACGTCGAGGCCGTCTCCGCGGAGATGGCAAACGTCTCGGCAACCATCGAGGAGGTCACTGCGACGGCCGACGACGTGGCCGATCAGTCCGAGCGGATGGCCGAGCGTGGCGAAGAAGGCGGCCAGGCCGCCGAGCGGGCCGTTGAGGAACTCGATCAGATCGAAACGGGCGTCTCCGGGGCCCGTGAGACCGCCGAACACCTCACGGATCAGACCGCCGAGATCGACGAAGTCGTCGAGTTCATCGCTGACATCGCCGATCAGACCAACCTGCTCGCGCTGAACGCCTCCATCGAGGCCGCCCGGGCGGGCGAGGCCGGGGACGGCTTTGCTGTGGTCGCCGAGGAGATCAAGTCCCTCGCGGAGGAGACCCAGGAGGCGACCGACGAGATCGGGAGCCTGCTGACCGACGTTCACAGCCACGCCGAGGACACCGCGGCAGAACTCGACGCGACGGCCGAGAACGTCTCCAGCGGGATCGAGACCGTCGAGGGAGCCCTCCAGTCACTGGAGCAGATCGCCGAGCAGGCCACGGAGACCAACGTCGGGGTTCAGGAGATCAACGACGCGACCGCCGAACAGGCAGAAGCGGCCCAGCAGGTCTCACAGATGGCCGACGAACTCTACGACCTCGCCCAGCAGACCACCGACGAGACCGACAGCGTCGTCCAGGCCATGGAGTCCCAGGAGGGCGAGTTCGCCGCGATCGGTCACGACGTGAAGACCCTCTCCGCGCAGGCGACCGTGCTCGAAGAGCAACTCGGCGGGTACGAGTACCGGAACGTCCAGGGGGTCACAACGCTCGACTCGGAGACCCGCGAGAGTGTCGCGGCGGCCGAGTCCACCCCGATCGTCATCGGCTCCAAGCCCTTCACCGCGAACAAGATCCTCGCCTATCTCGCCTACGAACTCCTCGAAGCCGAAACCGACCTCTCGCCGGTCGATCAGGTGGGGACCGGTGTCACCGAGGAGAACTTCCGACAGCTACGGAACGGCGATCTGGACCTTTACTGGGAGTACACCGGCACGATCTACGGGGAGTTCCTCGACCGAACCGAGTCCATTACGGACACCCACAAGCTCTACGAGACGGCCAAGCAGGGAATCGAGTCGACCTACCAACTCACGTACGGCGAGCGGGCGACTCACAACAACACCTACGGCATCCTCGCGCCCCGGGTCTGGTGTGAGGAGACGGGTGTTCACTCCCTGGACGACCTGGCGACCTACGCCAACGACCACGACGGCGAGCTCAACGCCGTCGTCGGGCCGGACTTCCGGGACCGGGACGACGGCTGGCGCGGCCTGCTTGAGACCCACGGTTTCGAGCCCGAGGTTCAGGATGCAGTCTGGGAGCGAACAGAGACGATCGACGCCTCGGAGGAGCGCTACGAGATGATCGGCCGGTCGACGGTCGATGTGACCATGGGGCTGACCGTGGACGCCCTCATCGACATCCACGACCTGGAGGAACTCGACGACCGGCGACAGTTCTTCCCGATCTACAACCCGGCACCGCTGGTTCGAAACGACCTGGTCCGCTCCCATCCCGAGGTCATGGACGTTCTCAACCGGATCGGACCCACCTTCGAGGACGTCTCGGAGATGCGTCGGCTGGTCAGACAGGTCGATATCGGGAAACGCCATCCCCGCGTGGTGGCCCACGAGTACCTCGAAACGGCTGGGCTGCGCTGA
- a CDS encoding chemotaxis protein CheW encodes MSNEDTSVLEFSLGDDRYCIDITQVEEIVDADEEITAVPNAAPEVEGVVDLRGETTTIVDPTVALDLDATTSGQRIVVLADEDGTGLLIDDVHQVLSVTSAGVDESTSSATTRGVIRVDDRFVVWVEPSALLG; translated from the coding sequence ATGAGTAACGAAGATACAAGTGTCCTCGAATTTTCGCTGGGAGACGACCGATATTGCATCGACATCACACAGGTCGAAGAGATCGTCGACGCCGACGAGGAGATCACGGCCGTCCCGAACGCGGCTCCGGAAGTCGAGGGTGTCGTGGACCTCCGCGGAGAGACGACCACGATCGTCGATCCGACGGTCGCCCTGGATCTGGATGCGACCACCAGCGGCCAGCGGATCGTCGTCCTGGCGGACGAAGACGGGACCGGCCTCCTCATCGACGACGTTCACCAGGTGCTGTCGGTCACGTCGGCAGGCGTCGACGAGTCGACCAGTTCGGCGACCACACGCGGAGTCATCAGAGTGGATGATCGGTTCGTGGTCTGGGTCGAGCCGTCGGCGCTACTCGGTTGA
- a CDS encoding helix-turn-helix domain-containing protein yields MDPEAVLRVLGNKYNAQILRATHKPKSAQDLSEELDIPIATSYRRIEELQDHDLLALEGQEFSDEGRRTKVYRRKIDEIAVSFGNGDCELDLTRRTEAKNNLVDVWSDLRDQA; encoded by the coding sequence ATGGATCCGGAGGCGGTGTTGCGTGTCCTTGGAAACAAGTACAACGCCCAGATACTTCGGGCAACCCACAAGCCGAAGTCCGCACAGGACCTTTCGGAGGAACTAGATATTCCGATCGCAACCTCCTATCGCCGAATCGAGGAGCTGCAGGACCACGATTTGCTGGCCCTCGAGGGCCAGGAGTTCTCGGATGAGGGTCGTCGGACCAAAGTCTACCGTCGCAAGATCGACGAGATTGCGGTTTCCTTCGGGAACGGTGACTGCGAACTGGATCTGACCCGGCGGACGGAGGCCAAAAACAACCTCGTCGACGTGTGGTCGGATTTACGCGACCAGGCCTGA
- a CDS encoding MinD/ParA family protein — protein MPGADAEGYALAVASGKGGVGKTTTAVNLGAALAGDYRVAVVDVDLGMANLGAMVGLTQPEATIHDVLAERAPLSAALHEARGLTVVPGATDLREYADAGTDSLEAIIAQLKSAFDVVVLDAGAGLSDDVAAALDVADGVLLVTTAELHSLTDASKTGELVERLEVPVVGAVLTGTGSGSFDDVEGLATALGTTGSVTVSVPADSEVQRSIRTGVPVVFENESTPAAVAYRRLAASLAETLEFGEDSPRDPGGFEWVDPESGAEIDEEPGPVMEVPLETLIDEAGLENEADRTQLLGRVRSWFGR, from the coding sequence ATGCCGGGCGCGGACGCCGAAGGCTACGCCCTCGCGGTCGCCTCCGGGAAGGGTGGCGTCGGCAAGACGACGACGGCGGTGAACCTCGGTGCGGCCCTCGCCGGGGACTACCGCGTCGCGGTCGTGGACGTCGATCTGGGGATGGCGAATCTGGGCGCGATGGTTGGGCTCACCCAGCCCGAAGCGACGATCCACGACGTACTCGCCGAGCGAGCCCCGCTTTCCGCCGCGCTTCACGAGGCTCGCGGGCTCACGGTCGTTCCTGGGGCGACCGACCTGCGCGAGTACGCCGACGCGGGAACGGACTCCCTCGAAGCGATTATCGCCCAACTCAAATCGGCGTTCGACGTGGTCGTCCTCGACGCCGGGGCCGGGTTGAGCGACGACGTCGCTGCGGCGCTCGATGTAGCAGACGGCGTCCTCCTGGTCACGACCGCGGAACTGCACTCCCTGACCGACGCGTCCAAGACGGGCGAACTCGTCGAGCGGCTGGAAGTGCCCGTCGTCGGGGCTGTCCTCACTGGGACGGGCTCCGGTTCCTTCGACGACGTGGAGGGACTCGCGACGGCCCTCGGAACCACCGGCTCGGTGACGGTCAGCGTCCCGGCCGACAGCGAAGTTCAAAGGAGCATTCGAACGGGCGTTCCAGTCGTCTTCGAGAACGAGTCCACGCCGGCAGCCGTCGCCTACAGACGCCTCGCGGCTTCGCTCGCGGAGACACTTGAATTCGGCGAGGACTCACCGAGGGATCCCGGTGGATTCGAGTGGGTCGATCCAGAAAGTGGGGCGGAGATCGACGAGGAACCCGGTCCGGTCATGGAAGTCCCACTCGAGACGCTCATCGACGAAGCCGGACTCGAAAACGAAGCGGATCGAACCCAGCTTCTCGGTCGGGTCCGGTCCTGGTTCGGACGATGA
- the flaJ gene encoding archaellar assembly protein FlaJ, with the protein MATESEADVSFELSTLLVSIRDAYRQMEIPVSRYVGAILLPGALFFLLTIVAAIVLEMPLFVRLPMPALGLLIVVAAFIYPKLRLDQRRKRMEEVFHLYVTHMTVLSTTNIDRVEVFRRIAATDDYGPLSEETRRIVQLVDTWNQSLDDACRMRAKKVPSDAVSDFFDRLSYTINAGESLSNYLVSEQSAIIQNYTTIYEGQLENLEVMKDLYLSMILSVTFALVFGTVLPIISGTDPTITVSAVVVMYSFIQLGFLYAIYTVSPTDPVWHVPDHRTTPTERRMRRAVLVGGSLSILAIAATLAVMLGATGIDPDAVPLPIYAAFPTTPLLIPGLVARQEEGDIKDRDSEYVSFIRALGSSETAQQTTTTAVLEGLREKDFGPLTENVDDLYTRLKMRLSPEEAWRFFTADAHSYLIQKFSEMYLVGRQMGGDPKHLGELISENMNEVLQLRERRSQSTMTLIGVLYGISAAATFAFFIGLGIVDQLSGLSAGLASTGSFDFDSLIHTEVYDVDLIEYLLTLTVLINALISAFMVRVVDGGHTVNAYMHFVALTWLTAIIGAGTLELVGTLLGI; encoded by the coding sequence ATGGCGACTGAATCCGAGGCGGACGTTTCCTTCGAGCTCTCCACCCTGCTCGTGTCCATCAGGGACGCCTACCGCCAGATGGAGATCCCGGTCTCCCGCTATGTGGGGGCTATTCTCCTCCCCGGGGCCCTCTTCTTCCTGCTCACGATCGTGGCTGCGATCGTTTTGGAGATGCCACTTTTCGTCCGGCTCCCCATGCCGGCGCTGGGGCTTTTGATCGTCGTGGCGGCCTTCATCTACCCCAAACTCCGACTGGATCAGCGTCGAAAGCGGATGGAGGAAGTCTTTCATCTGTACGTGACCCACATGACGGTGCTCTCGACGACGAACATCGATCGGGTAGAGGTCTTCCGGCGGATCGCCGCCACGGACGACTACGGCCCGCTCTCCGAGGAGACCCGTCGGATCGTTCAGCTCGTCGATACCTGGAACCAGAGCCTGGACGACGCCTGCCGGATGCGGGCGAAAAAAGTCCCCAGCGACGCAGTCTCCGATTTCTTCGATCGGCTCTCCTACACGATCAACGCCGGGGAGAGCCTCTCGAATTATCTGGTGAGCGAGCAGTCGGCGATCATCCAGAACTACACGACCATCTACGAGGGCCAACTGGAGAACCTGGAGGTCATGAAAGACCTGTACCTCTCGATGATCCTCTCGGTCACCTTCGCGCTGGTCTTTGGCACCGTGCTGCCGATCATCTCCGGGACCGACCCCACGATCACGGTCTCGGCCGTCGTCGTGATGTACTCGTTCATTCAGCTGGGCTTTCTCTACGCGATCTACACCGTCTCGCCGACGGACCCGGTCTGGCACGTGCCCGACCATCGGACGACACCCACGGAGCGACGCATGCGACGGGCGGTCCTCGTGGGTGGGTCGCTGTCCATCCTTGCGATCGCTGCCACGCTCGCGGTGATGCTCGGGGCGACCGGGATCGACCCAGACGCCGTGCCGCTGCCGATCTACGCCGCATTCCCGACGACACCGCTGCTGATCCCGGGGTTGGTCGCCCGACAGGAGGAAGGAGACATCAAAGATCGAGACAGCGAGTACGTGAGTTTCATTCGCGCGCTCGGATCGAGCGAGACCGCCCAGCAGACCACCACGACGGCGGTTTTGGAGGGGCTCCGCGAGAAGGACTTCGGCCCCTTGACCGAGAACGTCGATGATCTCTACACCCGCCTGAAAATGCGGCTCTCCCCCGAGGAGGCCTGGCGGTTTTTCACCGCCGACGCCCACTCCTACCTCATCCAGAAGTTCAGCGAGATGTACCTCGTCGGACGACAGATGGGCGGGGATCCCAAACATCTCGGGGAGCTTATAAGCGAGAACATGAACGAGGTGCTCCAGTTGAGAGAGCGCCGAAGCCAGTCGACGATGACCCTGATCGGTGTCCTCTATGGGATCTCCGCCGCGGCCACGTTTGCCTTCTTCATCGGGCTGGGGATCGTCGATCAGCTCTCGGGGCTGTCAGCCGGCCTCGCCTCGACGGGGAGTTTCGACTTCGACTCGCTCATCCACACGGAGGTGTACGACGTCGACCTGATCGAGTACCTGCTCACCCTGACCGTGTTGATCAACGCCCTCATCTCCGCTTTCATGGTCCGGGTCGTCGATGGCGGACACACGGTGAACGCGTACATGCACTTCGTGGCACTCACGTGGTTGACCGCGATCATCGGAGCCGGAACGCTGGAACTCGTTGGCACCCTGTTGGGGATCTGA
- a CDS encoding type II/IV secretion system ATPase subunit → MPDHGSRELGHELREAAGRHPHLREYLQRFKQFTGEFPEYIEEPSGEWEAEKPNVLYNVGGPIFCHVYGDVGKDTKYHTIEPELSGPEQAVFDDVRTRILEKSVQHPAPEAESEYTDRIEELLEGTVRIGEAAGGGLLARLKTAAPDRLTRDSRGQISLDVDVEATLPSGLVSNAKAAAGRPGRTLQETVEKSLGMGRIPVSETTYDTIRYRLNRDIVGLGPLEPVMRDPYNEDIHVIGPHQTYVDHGTYGLLPTTVDFGDSAEFDNWLRNIGERMGDPVSDSDPIVDSTLPDGSRINIIYSSDVSLKGPSLTIRQGDEVPLSVGQITKWGTLSPELAAYLWLCLENEQTVFVVGETASGKTTTLNAITAFIPRDSKIYTAEDTAEVLPPHDTWQQLLTREGQGENSADVDMFDLVAAALRSRPDYIIVGEVRGAEGRMAFQAAQTGHPVMLTFHASDIVSMIQRFTGEPINVPETFMDNADVALFQNRVKQGDDVLRRVTSVQEIEGYSKEMGGVVTRQAFYWDPVEDEIVFQGRNNSYVLEEQIATLLGYEDTREIYDEMDFRTEIIERIIQEDLIGYHDFNDVVAAFQRDGVEGLPFTMARRDL, encoded by the coding sequence ATGCCGGATCACGGCTCTCGCGAACTGGGACACGAACTGCGCGAAGCAGCGGGGCGACATCCCCACCTTCGGGAGTACCTCCAGCGGTTCAAACAGTTCACCGGCGAGTTCCCGGAGTACATCGAGGAGCCAAGTGGTGAATGGGAGGCCGAGAAGCCAAACGTCCTCTACAACGTCGGCGGCCCGATCTTCTGTCACGTCTACGGCGACGTGGGAAAAGACACCAAGTACCACACCATCGAGCCGGAACTCTCCGGCCCCGAACAGGCCGTCTTCGACGACGTGCGGACTCGCATCCTGGAGAAGTCCGTCCAGCACCCCGCTCCCGAGGCCGAGTCGGAGTACACAGACCGGATCGAGGAGTTGCTGGAGGGGACGGTTCGAATCGGCGAGGCGGCCGGTGGTGGGCTCTTGGCGCGGCTCAAAACAGCCGCGCCGGATCGGCTCACCCGGGACTCGCGCGGCCAGATCTCACTCGATGTGGACGTCGAGGCGACCCTCCCGAGCGGGCTGGTCAGTAATGCGAAAGCCGCCGCCGGGCGGCCCGGACGGACCCTCCAGGAAACCGTCGAGAAGTCCCTCGGAATGGGACGAATTCCGGTTTCGGAGACGACCTACGACACGATCCGCTACCGACTCAACCGCGACATCGTGGGGTTGGGACCGCTCGAACCCGTGATGCGGGACCCGTACAACGAGGACATCCACGTCATCGGCCCCCACCAGACCTACGTCGACCACGGGACCTACGGCCTGTTGCCAACGACCGTGGACTTCGGCGATTCGGCGGAGTTCGACAACTGGCTGCGGAACATCGGCGAGCGGATGGGCGATCCGGTCTCGGACTCGGACCCGATCGTGGACTCCACGCTCCCGGATGGCTCCCGTATCAACATCATCTATTCGAGTGACGTGAGTCTCAAAGGCCCCTCGCTCACCATCCGTCAGGGCGATGAGGTCCCGCTCTCGGTCGGGCAGATAACCAAGTGGGGCACGCTCTCCCCGGAACTGGCGGCCTATCTCTGGCTCTGTCTGGAGAACGAACAGACGGTCTTCGTGGTCGGGGAGACCGCCTCGGGCAAGACGACGACGCTGAACGCGATCACGGCCTTCATTCCCCGGGACTCGAAGATCTATACCGCCGAGGACACCGCGGAGGTCCTGCCGCCACACGACACCTGGCAACAGCTCCTGACCCGGGAGGGACAGGGCGAAAACAGCGCCGACGTGGACATGTTCGACCTGGTTGCGGCGGCGCTGCGGTCCCGCCCGGACTACATCATCGTGGGTGAGGTTCGAGGGGCCGAGGGTCGGATGGCCTTCCAGGCCGCCCAGACGGGCCACCCGGTCATGTTGACCTTCCACGCCAGCGACATCGTCTCGATGATCCAGCGGTTCACTGGGGAACCGATCAACGTCCCGGAGACGTTCATGGACAACGCCGACGTGGCGCTGTTCCAGAACCGGGTGAAACAGGGCGACGACGTGCTTCGCCGGGTCACCAGCGTTCAGGAGATCGAGGGCTACTCGAAGGAGATGGGCGGGGTCGTGACCCGCCAGGCCTTCTACTGGGACCCCGTCGAGGACGAGATCGTCTTCCAGGGGCGAAACAACTCGTATGTGCTCGAAGAGCAGATCGCGACGCTGCTGGGGTACGAGGACACCCGCGAGATCTACGACGAGATGGACTTCCGCACCGAGATCATCGAACGCATCATCCAGGAGGACCTGATCGGCTATCACGACTTCAACGACGTCGTCGCCGCGTTCCAGCGGGACGGCGTCGAGGGCCTCCCCTTCACGATGGCCCGACGGGACCTCTGA